The sequence ATTGAAAGTGGTATTGCCTGTTTGTCGCGTGGTTTTCAGGAATCCGTCAATTCATATGACCCAAAAATGCATTCGTAATTTTAAGCGGTTGAATTTCAGATAAATACAATAAATTCATGAAGATTATTTTTCTTGAATCAAGTCTAATTTTGACCCAATAATTCAAGCTGGACTTAGCGCTTGAGACATCAAAATGATACATCCAAAAACTGAACTTAAGTTCATCAGTAATGAGATAGGCTACGGAGTGGTGGCCACCGAATTCATCCCCGCAGGAACCATCACGTGGGTATTGGACAAACTCGATCGGGAATTCAGTCCGCTCGATTTCCAGAACATGGAACCGATCTACCAGAACATCCTCGATTACTACACTTTCCGCAACAACAACGGCAACTTCGTGCTGTGCTGGGACAATGGCCGTTATGTGAATCACAGTTTCAATTCCAACTGCCTCACAACGGCTTATGATTTCGAAATCGCCATCCGTGACATTCAGCCGGGTGAGCAATTGACGGACGATTACGGCTATCTGAACATCCCTGCTCCATTCCGCGGCATTGATGAAGGAACGCGCAGGAAGGTGGTTTACCCTGATGACCTTGTGAAATACTACAAGGTTTGGGACAAGAAGCTGTTGAAAGTTTTCGGCCAAATTCCAAAGTTGAACCAACCGCTACGCGAACTGCTGTCAGACAGCATGTGGAAAGAGATTGAAGCCATCTCT is a genomic window of Flavobacteriales bacterium containing:
- a CDS encoding SET domain-containing protein-lysine N-methyltransferase, with the translated sequence MIHPKTELKFISNEIGYGVVATEFIPAGTITWVLDKLDREFSPLDFQNMEPIYQNILDYYTFRNNNGNFVLCWDNGRYVNHSFNSNCLTTAYDFEIAIRDIQPGEQLTDDYGYLNIPAPFRGIDEGTRRKVVYPDDLVKYYKVWDKKLLKVFGQIPKLNQPLRELLSDSMWKEIEAISTGEKQMESILKNYFPQENGLAKS